In Sebaldella termitidis ATCC 33386, one DNA window encodes the following:
- a CDS encoding NAD(P)H-dependent oxidoreductase codes for MNILVLNGSPKGERSNTVKITNAFLDGINTTQENNINLVNISQKKIEHCLGCYICWKKTPGICIIDDDMSELIKMYINSDLIIWSFPLYYFGMPSKIKAFLDRLLPTSLPSINIKENQSCGHPGRYDLSHQMHLLISSCGFYSVKGNYDALFKQFEIMFGKKLSKIICPEGELLNVPELSGRINSYLSDVRAAGKEYFQHKSFSEETLHKLDKLFYPPEIFIKLANMSWELDNTEDGDVSDTDRLELFLRQMAALCDSSMFIKDIVFEMHFTDLNKTYQLLLEKETCTVKTEDFLPYTTRIEIPFTLWLQFSEGKTNGSEYEKDSYKVFGDTEILLKLKSFFSN; via the coding sequence ATGAATATATTAGTATTAAACGGCAGCCCGAAAGGTGAAAGAAGCAATACCGTAAAAATAACAAATGCTTTTTTGGACGGGATAAATACAACACAGGAAAATAATATAAATTTAGTGAATATCAGCCAAAAGAAAATAGAACATTGTCTGGGCTGCTATATCTGCTGGAAAAAAACTCCCGGTATCTGTATTATTGATGATGATATGTCAGAATTGATAAAAATGTATATTAATTCTGATCTCATAATATGGAGCTTTCCGCTTTATTATTTTGGAATGCCTTCGAAAATCAAGGCATTTCTTGACCGTCTCCTACCGACGAGCCTCCCGTCTATTAATATAAAAGAAAATCAGAGCTGCGGACACCCGGGCCGTTATGATTTATCACACCAGATGCATCTTCTTATCTCCAGCTGCGGATTTTATTCGGTAAAGGGCAATTATGATGCTTTATTCAAACAATTTGAAATTATGTTCGGGAAAAAATTAAGCAAAATAATCTGTCCTGAAGGAGAACTGCTCAACGTACCTGAATTATCAGGACGCATTAACAGTTATTTATCTGATGTCAGGGCAGCAGGAAAAGAATATTTTCAGCATAAATCATTTTCAGAGGAAACGCTTCATAAATTAGATAAGCTTTTTTATCCTCCGGAAATCTTTATAAAACTGGCCAATATGAGCTGGGAGCTCGATAATACAGAGGATGGAGATGTGTCGGACACGGACCGTCTGGAACTTTTTCTAAGGCAGATGGCTGCTTTATGTGATTCAAGTATGTTTATTAAAGATATTGTTTTTGAAATGCACTTTACCGATCTGAATAAAACATATCAGCTTTTACTGGAAAAGGAAACCTGTACAGTAAAGACCGAAGATTTTCTGCCGTATACTACACGGATCGAAATTCCTTTCACTTTATGGCTTCAGTTTTCAGAGGGAAAAACAAACGGCTCAGAATATGAAAAAGACAGTTATAAAGTATTCGGAGATACAGAAATCCTGTTAAAATTAAAGAGCTTTTTTAGTAACTAA
- a CDS encoding SPFH domain-containing protein — MKYVIGEGERVLVFKNERLVEYLKSGTYKISRLSNKKYEKYVCEGLFETERNLDFLLQYERLAEELQVLDVQEDEILIYYKDGIFQGGFYEGKYAFWNVVGRNSYAKLDLKTAFEMDEKVKNVFSKTKLGEMFDIIEIEDYHIALYFKSGVYEKVLKSGTYAASKKYFKNTFQKIDLREVMVYDETMEKIFDTEPEMIHDFDIKKVREKELLLWYQDDLFKGKCLAGSYLFWNKLKDNYFEIIDLNNGIEIDEKYLDILDKLEGVYTKYEVKDYEAGLLIIDNQYRKTLKSGVYYFWNGHQKIEVYPVDLRIKQLDMQGEEILTKDRVLLKFNFIAQYRVVDPITNYKEINNVENQIYILVQMILRGYVGVNYLEDLLENRIEIGKYVLEKVKKEERKYGIELLDAGIKDIKLAEMSGLENAAYREPVKKEKEPESEFLVKEEVPEEVKVDIENIIKKEPEYMEKLEEKEEAEAAAENNETEEIEPEAVQEEEQEQEKISEESASAILEELSKILAKNSKK; from the coding sequence ATGAAATATGTAATAGGCGAGGGAGAAAGAGTTCTGGTATTTAAGAATGAGAGACTGGTGGAATACCTGAAAAGCGGAACTTATAAAATTTCCCGTTTATCAAATAAAAAATATGAAAAATATGTTTGTGAAGGTTTGTTTGAAACTGAGAGAAATCTGGATTTTCTTCTTCAGTATGAGAGACTGGCTGAGGAACTGCAGGTTTTGGATGTTCAGGAAGATGAAATATTAATATATTATAAGGACGGAATATTCCAAGGCGGTTTTTACGAAGGTAAATATGCATTCTGGAATGTCGTGGGAAGAAATTCATATGCAAAGCTGGATTTGAAAACAGCATTTGAAATGGATGAAAAAGTAAAAAATGTCTTTTCCAAGACAAAACTGGGCGAGATGTTTGATATAATAGAAATAGAGGATTATCATATAGCTCTTTATTTTAAAAGCGGAGTATATGAAAAAGTATTGAAAAGCGGAACATACGCAGCTTCAAAGAAATATTTCAAAAATACTTTTCAGAAAATAGACCTGAGAGAGGTCATGGTTTATGACGAAACAATGGAAAAAATCTTTGATACAGAACCTGAAATGATTCATGATTTTGATATAAAAAAAGTAAGGGAAAAAGAGCTTTTGCTCTGGTATCAGGATGATCTTTTTAAAGGAAAGTGTCTTGCAGGAAGCTATCTTTTCTGGAATAAACTGAAAGATAATTATTTTGAGATAATAGATCTGAATAACGGAATAGAAATAGATGAAAAGTATCTGGATATTCTGGATAAGCTCGAAGGCGTATATACCAAGTATGAAGTAAAAGACTATGAGGCCGGTCTGCTGATTATAGATAATCAGTACAGAAAAACGTTAAAATCAGGAGTGTATTATTTTTGGAATGGTCATCAGAAAATAGAGGTATATCCTGTAGATCTGAGAATAAAACAGCTGGACATGCAGGGTGAGGAAATCCTTACCAAGGACAGAGTGCTGCTGAAGTTTAACTTTATAGCACAATACAGAGTAGTAGATCCTATTACCAACTATAAAGAAATAAATAATGTAGAGAACCAGATATATATACTTGTTCAGATGATCTTAAGAGGATATGTGGGTGTAAACTATCTGGAAGACCTTTTGGAAAATAGAATAGAGATAGGAAAATATGTTCTGGAAAAAGTAAAAAAAGAGGAAAGAAAGTATGGGATAGAGCTTCTGGATGCAGGAATAAAGGATATAAAGCTGGCAGAAATGAGTGGTTTGGAAAATGCGGCATACAGAGAACCGGTAAAAAAAGAAAAAGAGCCTGAATCTGAATTTTTAGTAAAAGAAGAAGTTCCGGAGGAAGTAAAAGTAGATATCGAAAATATAATAAAAAAAGAACCTGAATATATGGAAAAGCTGGAAGAAAAAGAGGAAGCCGAAGCAGCTGCGGAAAATAACGAAACAGAGGAAATAGAACCGGAAGCAGTGCAGGAAGAGGAACAAGAACAGGAAAAAATTTCAGAAGAAAGTGCAAGTGCAATTTTGGAAGAATTAAGTAAAATTCTGGCAAAAAATAGTAAAAAATAA
- a CDS encoding CapA family protein — MKKFFVSLFLFLFLFSCGKKEKTIEIDNENNLSDNITEEAPVEQKKIITITAVGDIMLGSNYPSDSSLPPGNENILKDVETYLKDSDITFGNLEGTLFDSGGNPKSCSDPSVCYVFRTPSSFGQYLSDAGFDVMSIANNHNGDFGPVGRAETKENLDKLGIKYAGLLGTDEFIIFEKEGIKYGFAAFAPNNGTVSINDIPYAEKIVKQLKENSDIVIISFHGGAEGDQFQHVPKRNEIFFGENRGDVHDFARKMVDAGADIVFGHGPHVIRAVELYNDKFISYSSGNFATYGNFSLTGVKGISPIFKIKLDENGNFVEGQIISTYQVKGSGPKIDPKNRALQKIIELTESDFPDTPLSFTSKGIITRKK, encoded by the coding sequence ATGAAAAAATTTTTTGTATCCTTATTTTTGTTTTTATTTTTATTTTCATGTGGGAAAAAAGAGAAAACAATTGAAATAGACAACGAAAATAATTTATCTGATAATATAACCGAGGAAGCACCGGTAGAACAGAAAAAAATAATCACCATTACTGCTGTTGGAGATATTATGCTGGGAAGCAATTATCCTTCCGATTCGTCACTTCCGCCCGGAAATGAAAATATATTAAAAGATGTAGAAACTTATCTTAAAGATTCTGATATTACATTCGGAAACCTTGAAGGAACTCTTTTTGACAGTGGCGGAAATCCGAAAAGCTGCTCTGACCCTTCTGTATGTTATGTTTTCAGAACCCCCTCTTCTTTCGGTCAATACCTGTCAGATGCAGGATTTGATGTAATGAGCATTGCCAATAACCATAACGGGGATTTTGGTCCTGTAGGAAGAGCAGAAACAAAGGAAAATCTTGATAAACTTGGAATTAAATATGCCGGACTTCTTGGAACTGATGAATTCATTATCTTTGAAAAAGAGGGAATTAAATACGGCTTTGCTGCTTTTGCACCTAATAACGGTACTGTAAGCATAAACGACATTCCATATGCCGAAAAAATTGTAAAACAACTAAAGGAAAACTCTGATATAGTTATTATCTCTTTTCACGGCGGTGCTGAAGGCGATCAATTTCAGCATGTTCCCAAAAGAAATGAAATATTTTTCGGTGAGAACAGAGGAGATGTACATGATTTTGCCCGTAAAATGGTTGATGCGGGTGCCGATATTGTTTTCGGTCATGGTCCGCATGTTATAAGAGCTGTAGAATTATATAATGATAAATTCATATCTTACAGTTCAGGAAATTTTGCTACTTATGGAAATTTTAGTCTTACAGGTGTGAAAGGAATTTCTCCTATTTTCAAAATAAAGCTGGATGAAAACGGAAATTTTGTAGAAGGACAGATTATCTCTACATATCAGGTAAAAGGAAGCGGTCCGAAAATTGATCCTAAAAACAGAGCTCTTCAAAAAATAATTGAGCTTACGGAAAGTGATTTTCCTGATACTCCTCTTTCATTTACAAGCAAAGGAATTATTACCAGAAAGAAATAA
- a CDS encoding DKNYY domain-containing protein has product MKKKLLILAGLFMFFQLGFSLSCFFPHYSTDKGKIVYIGLGERKIAEEADTETFKELDNVFGIDKNYVYYMGKALKNIDRNTFEPTDWFIPVPNDPVWGIGCQTSYITEFKDKNGVYKTEDLRNRKD; this is encoded by the coding sequence ATGAAAAAGAAGTTATTAATTTTAGCAGGATTATTTATGTTTTTTCAATTAGGATTTTCATTAAGCTGTTTTTTTCCGCATTACAGTACTGATAAGGGGAAAATAGTTTATATTGGTCTGGGGGAGAGAAAAATAGCGGAAGAAGCAGATACAGAAACTTTTAAAGAGCTGGATAATGTATTCGGCATAGACAAAAATTATGTTTATTATATGGGGAAAGCTTTGAAAAATATAGACAGAAATACTTTTGAACCTACAGACTGGTTTATACCTGTACCGAATGACCCTGTGTGGGGAATAGGGTGTCAGACTTCATATATTACAGAGTTTAAAGATAAAAACGGAGTGTATAAAACAGAAGATTTGAGAAACAGAAAAGATTAA
- a CDS encoding DUF4241 domain-containing protein yields the protein MKPTNEWMKIWKEKRDILSGPNDLNEYFELDEIAGQKLDWLSFGKVSVPSGEILVRDPLVYLNKDEEPYFEKVPTGEFEAVGAVVVSEEDCARYAAVRVKFNDNKAVRFGEALLGHEDIKDLEEGEYFGFNVDAGLGTILDKETLLAFDEFFMNWHKENPEGNIYDDYFADIFKKNYEENPKYQRDGGDWINWCVPGTNLYMPIFQSGFGDGTYPVYFGYDENDSICCLIIEFIDIKMAYEDEEQ from the coding sequence ATGAAACCAACTAATGAATGGATGAAAATATGGAAAGAAAAAAGAGATATTCTTTCAGGTCCGAATGATCTCAATGAATACTTTGAACTTGATGAAATAGCAGGACAGAAGCTGGACTGGCTTTCTTTCGGAAAGGTGTCTGTACCAAGCGGAGAAATTCTGGTAAGAGATCCGCTTGTTTATCTTAATAAAGACGAAGAGCCTTATTTTGAAAAGGTTCCTACAGGGGAGTTTGAAGCAGTAGGGGCTGTTGTTGTGTCAGAAGAGGATTGTGCCAGATACGCAGCTGTCAGAGTAAAATTCAATGATAATAAAGCTGTCAGATTCGGAGAAGCTTTATTGGGACATGAAGATATAAAGGATCTGGAAGAGGGAGAATATTTCGGTTTTAATGTGGATGCAGGCTTGGGGACTATTCTTGATAAAGAAACTCTTCTTGCTTTTGATGAATTTTTTATGAACTGGCATAAGGAAAATCCGGAAGGAAATATTTATGATGATTATTTTGCAGATATTTTTAAAAAGAATTATGAAGAAAATCCAAAATATCAGCGTGACGGCGGAGATTGGATAAATTGGTGCGTACCCGGGACAAATCTGTATATGCCTATATTTCAAAGCGGTTTTGGAGACGGGACATATCCTGTTTATTTCGGATATGATGAAAATGACAGTATCTGCTGTCTTATAATTGAGTTTATAGATATAAAAATGGCTTATGAAGATGAGGAACAGTAA
- a CDS encoding immunity protein Imm33 domain-containing protein: MENKKESFFYEESEIEALENHIEEYFGKFHNVFHEMISPDIHVDIAIIPPDKGRDFYTLVTMGMGAYKMNIPDGLKEYRLERAELMVTLPSDWEINNNAEEWYWPLRWLKILARFPLEENTWLGWGHTIPNGEPFVENTDLSGILLLNPYSDDERAGSMALPNGETVNFYQMFPVYEEEMEFKRANNAEVLLDLFGDDFSHIVDINRENMKEWKPKKDFYLRKEEIRDILQYEGAAGCFATDRITVDGEKVGYMYREEADFDGDSGWRFTAGDESDEYMDNPDNSGIYHLNTIANYDMEIIPFLDSEINTAYIRNENGEFQKIEEWEPGEE, encoded by the coding sequence ATGGAAAATAAGAAAGAAAGTTTTTTTTATGAGGAAAGTGAAATAGAAGCTTTGGAAAATCATATCGAAGAATATTTCGGGAAGTTTCATAATGTATTTCATGAAATGATTTCTCCTGATATTCATGTGGATATAGCAATAATACCGCCTGATAAAGGAAGGGATTTTTATACGCTTGTAACTATGGGTATGGGGGCATATAAAATGAATATTCCTGACGGACTGAAAGAATACAGGCTGGAAAGAGCAGAATTAATGGTAACACTTCCGTCTGACTGGGAAATAAACAATAATGCCGAGGAGTGGTATTGGCCGTTAAGATGGCTGAAAATACTTGCCAGATTTCCTTTAGAGGAAAATACATGGCTTGGATGGGGACATACTATTCCTAACGGAGAGCCTTTTGTTGAAAATACTGATTTATCGGGAATTTTACTTTTGAATCCTTATTCAGATGATGAAAGAGCAGGGAGTATGGCTCTGCCAAACGGAGAAACAGTGAATTTTTATCAGATGTTTCCGGTTTATGAAGAAGAAATGGAATTTAAAAGAGCCAATAATGCCGAGGTACTTTTGGATTTATTCGGTGATGATTTTAGTCATATTGTGGATATAAACAGAGAAAATATGAAAGAATGGAAGCCTAAAAAAGATTTTTATCTGAGAAAAGAAGAAATAAGGGATATTCTTCAGTATGAAGGTGCTGCTGGGTGCTTTGCCACTGACAGAATAACGGTTGACGGGGAAAAAGTCGGATATATGTACAGGGAAGAAGCAGATTTTGACGGAGACAGCGGATGGCGTTTTACTGCCGGGGATGAGAGTGACGAATATATGGATAATCCTGATAATTCGGGTATTTATCATTTGAATACAATAGCTAATTATGATATGGAAATTATTCCTTTTTTAGACTCAGAAATAAATACAGCATATATCAGAAATGAAAACGGAGAATTTCAAAAAATAGAAGAATGGGAACCGGGAGAAGAATAA
- a CDS encoding autotransporter outer membrane beta-barrel domain-containing protein translates to MFQRNKKTLLILTAMLLTSGVTAKSEEINDEFLLLGTYFKNFSSKADSYQKKNDDSEPDSNTDSDDESDVIPPEPAPEPISDPFPVVKQNNVVKAEKNMSGEILKYNVSDDINSLGQEALWMTDKNTFVYNNKILDSDSDYTVLVENEAYFENNGTIKGSNAGVKLSGISKMINNSVIENSGDIGVEVSEGSYFENNGIIKNGKNYGILVYGKNSEAINTKSGIIENGDINDKNTGLAGIYAGEGGTGRNMGIVKNTSYYGIYVTGAGSAGINESTGVISNGAAYGYGYFGMYADDSGMIINQGLIMNANCRGMYAKGIGTTAINEISGVIKNGSAEKPYVYDIGGMQAASGALAINKGRIETVGMYGMTSSQTGSHAVNEATGVIANTSLYGMYAESGGKATNYGEIKNDQDGMYVTGSGSTVINEATGVIANDGYYGIRAVTGGTAYNKGIIQNTLSFGMYANNKNSVIVNETDGIIQNSGNSGMAAANGGAAYNYGTIKNKGNYGMDINSTSTGVNNGIIHLTGNNKTGVNVLNSSFINNGTIILEGKNNIGIRAANSTITLTPNSVITLTDGITTDTVVYENTDFDSKGEKNTSTLGKFYSLDSKSTLVNSGSIVGKTININGESKFIMDSQTGKIQADNLVLETDMYINSQAMLNSSKSIYEINNLNVEKITGDGKIISDAELFTANTEKTDKGYKIVLTRKNFQDVYLGDLGKVLEDNYQGSESNRTRNKVYNALKQASNAEQLETAFDELTAAPLTGNQVYQQYTQNKMINNSLNTMLNKRDENISGTYVNVFGSNSNTNNYNNVKGYDSGTSGILLGRMEKITSKTAVGAFFGYVNAEYNYKDNGKSQQITDTWILSGAVEQKLTPNFKWTSVISYNTSDNDTERKLTYDNSNTTLTGNFRSWSAGGSSSLEYKQKINNYIDLKPTIGIILDYIEQSAYSEEGGTGVNADSYNGFSAKAAAGVRADFTAFQNNNHKFMIQPRILYTYEMGDPYDSKQITMTDFVGMIGIENRTAERNDLDLGVDLQYIYKDKLSFYAGYESGVLSDDRLQTITGGFKIMF, encoded by the coding sequence ATGTTTCAAAGGAATAAAAAAACATTATTAATATTAACAGCAATGCTTTTGACAAGCGGTGTTACGGCAAAATCAGAGGAGATAAATGATGAATTTCTTCTGCTGGGTACTTATTTTAAAAACTTTTCAAGTAAGGCGGACAGCTATCAAAAGAAAAATGATGACTCAGAACCGGATTCTAATACTGATTCAGATGATGAATCTGATGTTATCCCGCCGGAACCAGCTCCGGAGCCAATTTCAGATCCCTTTCCAGTAGTGAAACAAAATAATGTAGTAAAAGCTGAAAAGAATATGAGCGGGGAAATACTAAAATATAATGTGTCAGACGATATTAATTCATTAGGGCAGGAAGCATTATGGATGACTGACAAAAATACATTTGTATATAATAATAAAATTCTTGACTCCGATTCTGATTATACAGTATTAGTAGAAAATGAGGCATATTTTGAAAATAACGGAACAATAAAAGGGAGCAATGCCGGGGTAAAATTATCAGGAATTTCCAAAATGATTAATAATTCTGTAATAGAAAATTCAGGTGATATAGGAGTTGAGGTATCTGAGGGTTCATATTTTGAAAATAACGGAATAATAAAAAACGGTAAAAATTATGGAATTTTGGTATATGGAAAAAATTCGGAAGCAATAAACACTAAAAGCGGAATAATAGAGAATGGTGATATAAATGATAAAAATACCGGACTTGCTGGGATATATGCTGGTGAAGGCGGAACCGGAAGAAATATGGGAATTGTAAAGAATACTTCTTATTATGGAATATATGTAACAGGAGCAGGATCCGCAGGAATAAATGAGAGTACCGGAGTAATAAGTAACGGGGCAGCATATGGATACGGATATTTTGGTATGTATGCAGATGATTCTGGAATGATAATAAATCAAGGATTAATAATGAATGCCAATTGTCGTGGAATGTATGCGAAAGGTATTGGTACTACAGCAATAAATGAAATCAGCGGAGTAATAAAAAACGGATCAGCGGAAAAACCATATGTGTATGATATAGGCGGTATGCAGGCAGCATCAGGGGCTTTAGCGATAAATAAAGGAAGGATAGAAACTGTAGGAATGTATGGTATGACATCTTCACAGACCGGATCACATGCTGTTAATGAAGCTACAGGTGTCATAGCTAATACTTCTCTTTATGGAATGTATGCGGAATCGGGTGGAAAAGCGACTAATTACGGTGAGATAAAAAATGATCAGGATGGCATGTACGTGACAGGTTCAGGAAGTACAGTCATAAATGAAGCTACCGGGGTTATAGCAAATGACGGATACTACGGCATACGTGCCGTGACTGGAGGGACAGCTTATAATAAAGGAATAATACAAAATACTTTATCTTTTGGAATGTATGCAAATAATAAAAATTCAGTTATAGTAAATGAAACAGATGGAATTATACAAAACAGCGGAAATTCAGGGATGGCTGCAGCGAACGGCGGAGCAGCATATAATTATGGAACAATAAAAAATAAAGGTAATTACGGAATGGATATAAACAGCACTTCAACAGGAGTGAATAACGGAATAATTCATCTAACAGGAAACAATAAAACAGGAGTGAATGTGCTAAACTCAAGTTTTATAAATAACGGCACAATAATTCTTGAAGGAAAAAATAATATAGGTATAAGAGCAGCAAACAGTACTATAACGCTAACTCCAAACTCTGTAATTACATTAACTGACGGAATTACAACAGATACAGTTGTATATGAAAATACCGATTTTGATTCAAAAGGTGAAAAGAATACAAGCACATTGGGGAAATTTTATTCTCTTGATTCAAAATCAACACTTGTAAATAGCGGTTCTATAGTTGGGAAAACAATTAATATAAATGGTGAAAGTAAATTTATAATGGACAGTCAAACCGGTAAGATACAGGCAGATAATTTAGTTTTGGAAACAGATATGTACATAAATTCGCAGGCGATGCTTAATTCTTCAAAAAGTATTTATGAAATTAATAATCTTAATGTAGAGAAGATAACAGGAGACGGAAAAATAATTTCTGATGCTGAGCTTTTTACAGCAAATACAGAAAAAACTGATAAAGGGTATAAAATTGTTCTTACAAGAAAGAATTTTCAAGATGTTTATCTGGGAGATCTGGGTAAGGTTCTGGAAGATAATTATCAAGGCTCAGAAAGCAATAGAACAAGAAATAAAGTATATAATGCATTAAAGCAGGCTTCGAATGCAGAGCAGCTGGAAACAGCCTTTGATGAATTAACAGCTGCTCCGCTTACAGGAAATCAGGTTTATCAGCAGTATACGCAAAATAAAATGATAAATAACAGTTTGAATACAATGCTGAATAAAAGAGATGAAAATATAAGCGGGACATATGTTAATGTATTCGGGAGCAATTCAAATACGAATAATTATAATAATGTAAAGGGTTATGACAGCGGAACTTCAGGAATTCTTCTTGGAAGAATGGAGAAAATAACATCTAAAACAGCAGTAGGAGCTTTTTTTGGATATGTAAATGCTGAGTATAACTATAAGGATAATGGAAAATCACAGCAAATTACAGATACATGGATATTATCAGGAGCAGTCGAGCAGAAATTAACTCCGAATTTCAAGTGGACATCTGTAATAAGCTATAACACAAGTGATAATGATACAGAAAGAAAACTAACATATGATAACAGCAATACAACCTTAACAGGAAATTTCCGTTCATGGTCCGCGGGCGGAAGCAGCAGTCTGGAATATAAACAGAAAATAAATAACTATATTGACTTAAAACCAACAATAGGAATAATACTTGATTATATAGAGCAGTCGGCATACAGTGAAGAAGGAGGGACAGGAGTAAATGCAGACTCATATAACGGTTTTTCAGCAAAAGCAGCAGCAGGAGTAAGGGCAGATTTTACGGCATTTCAAAATAATAATCATAAATTTATGATACAGCCTAGAATATTGTATACATATGAAATGGGAGATCCTTATGACAGTAAACAGATAACAATGACAGATTTTGTCGGAATGATAGGGATAGAAAACAGAACAGCAGAAAGAAATGATCTGGATCTCGGAGTTGATCTGCAGTATATATATAAAGACAAGCTTTCATTTTATGCAGGTTATGAAAGCGGAGTGCTTTCTGACGACAGACTTCAGACAATAACCGGCGGATTTAAAATAATGTTTTAA
- a CDS encoding HlyD family secretion protein has product MEPAKNKKSSINRVEIIAEDRTKYFGEISRQTEQKYIEPEAEKADLNINVPKNLNSPLTMGKKDIDDYQRRNHQEYKGDIRKLLFAALFFLIIGAAGGGIYYFRDKISINMPKFTKAETKEIKGTILGDEKTVTSQINGRITEMNLGKGTPVKQGELLITLENPEYKTELDKAEKELRGALARNAYTEVTTEEVKAVPVTTKKTVVPASGKKTYSKEILAAEEKFKSDREAYNAGLISKVEYEQSLAEINRAREREKNAPPAVVTETKVVNTKVTGKKSVPVEKEKVLASAEVLAAIEKYKEAYINYESTKIFAVNSGVTTELYVTQGQDVVSGQELFKTVNSSYLHTDVMIPDKELGKAGSGSIVKLTSSVDNKEYEGVIVSTKPIPEKGMNSVRIAVNNKGKNTLISVGSYVNVKVTKKKASQDLIDSLKNIQQESKKDVLTAAKEEADKKVQEIIGEILK; this is encoded by the coding sequence ATGGAACCGGCAAAAAATAAAAAAAGCAGTATAAACAGGGTAGAAATAATAGCTGAAGACAGGACAAAATACTTCGGCGAAATTAGTCGGCAAACAGAACAAAAATATATAGAACCTGAAGCTGAAAAAGCAGATTTGAATATAAATGTTCCGAAGAATTTAAACAGTCCCCTCACTATGGGAAAAAAAGATATAGATGACTATCAGCGGAGAAATCATCAGGAATATAAAGGTGATATTAGAAAATTACTTTTTGCAGCACTGTTTTTTCTTATTATCGGAGCAGCTGGGGGCGGAATTTATTATTTCAGAGATAAGATATCTATTAATATGCCTAAATTTACCAAGGCAGAGACAAAGGAAATAAAAGGAACCATACTCGGAGATGAAAAAACTGTTACTTCACAGATTAACGGAAGAATAACAGAAATGAATCTGGGAAAAGGAACTCCGGTAAAACAGGGAGAGCTTTTGATTACTCTGGAGAATCCTGAATATAAAACCGAGCTTGATAAAGCGGAAAAAGAATTGCGCGGAGCATTGGCAAGGAATGCATATACAGAAGTAACAACAGAAGAAGTGAAAGCAGTGCCTGTTACTACGAAGAAGACAGTAGTGCCGGCTTCAGGAAAAAAAACATATTCCAAAGAAATACTTGCAGCTGAAGAAAAATTTAAAAGTGACAGAGAGGCCTATAATGCAGGCTTGATAAGCAAAGTAGAATATGAACAGAGTCTTGCTGAAATAAACAGAGCGAGAGAAAGAGAGAAAAATGCACCTCCTGCTGTAGTAACCGAAACTAAGGTAGTAAACACCAAAGTTACAGGTAAAAAATCAGTTCCCGTAGAAAAGGAAAAAGTACTGGCTTCTGCTGAAGTACTGGCTGCAATAGAAAAGTACAAAGAAGCTTACATCAATTATGAAAGTACAAAAATATTTGCCGTGAATTCAGGTGTAACTACTGAATTATATGTGACTCAGGGACAGGATGTAGTTTCGGGACAGGAATTATTTAAAACAGTAAATTCAAGCTATCTTCATACTGATGTTATGATTCCTGATAAGGAGCTCGGTAAGGCAGGAAGTGGAAGTATTGTGAAACTTACCAGCAGTGTGGATAACAAAGAATATGAAGGAGTAATAGTCAGTACAAAGCCTATACCTGAAAAAGGTATGAATTCTGTGAGAATAGCTGTAAATAATAAAGGAAAAAATACACTGATAAGTGTAGGAAGCTATGTTAATGTAAAAGTTACCAAGAAAAAAGCTTCTCAGGATTTGATAGACTCATTAAAAAACATACAGCAGGAAAGCAAAAAGGATGTTTTGACTGCAGCCAAGGAAGAGGCAGATAAAAAGGTTCAGGAAATAATAGGAGAGATTTTGAAATAG